Proteins from a single region of Palaemon carinicauda isolate YSFRI2023 chromosome 1, ASM3689809v2, whole genome shotgun sequence:
- the LOC137638597 gene encoding uncharacterized protein: MPQSWGPYLEPHYLPTHPIPVYSSEVSFSDILKKHVAAQCRHKRNPRDVRTSIGAGPVTHSLQARKQSPFYQREMSVGVPQPHHPYPAILKHIPSFPFILNKRSYPLNLADNPNQAVPRAPLLHIPSTGIPFHVLVDYAGPLPRSKRGNRFLLTMIDWFMRYLEALPTRCANASHAVRGLTQFIRRVGFPATVQLDKGSQFMAREFKTAMEYHGFHHQTSTAYHPESQRLVERSHQTLKTVLTKLGETGSSDWEENLPYALFALCQTRSETTGYSPFELLYAHSTHGTLDILYEAWEDSSKVSWVEELPDIQTKLRTAWEISKVSEANVQGIKKSQVDREPRDRSFKVGDHVLILHPGEQRPLSTKFTGVHIGKKGKLNYLVDFGIRRAKWLLINLLKPYQQRANVVGTVTQIHSSESNSKVLAHFKLVTPTLDAAKRVIIKNLLLQHPQVVRDTLGHTQLLEHKIDLVPGTCPICQNYYRLNPQRAERVSVQIKLQLSLGLIEESESQWASPVVLALEEGGGTRLCIDFRKLNAMTKPESYPLPRIEDCLESLGESHYLSKIDLEKSYWQVPLAEELRPLNTFITRDGLYQGRVIPFGLRNAPSCFQKLMNQVLAGISNCVVYLDDTVIFSKTREEHLQTLGKVLRALQKANLVINLIKCTFGGSEITYLGHQVGGDKIMPKDANILVIQKMPYPKTKKEAQRFLGMVQYFWRFVPNFSRVAAPITELFKGNKQF, from the exons ATGCCACAGTCGTGGGGACCCTACCTAGAGCCTCACTacctgcccacccatcctatacccgTTTACTCCTCTGAGGTCTCATTTTCAGACATCTTGAAGAAGCACGTGGCCGCTCAATGCCGCCACAAACGAAACCCCAGAGATGTCAGAA CCTCCATCggagcaggacctgtgacacattcTCTACAAgcgaggaaacagagtcctttttatcaaagAGAGATGTCTGTTggagtacctcaacctcatcatccttatccagccATTCTTAaacacatcccatcctttccttttatccttaacaaaagatcctacccactgaaccttgccGATAACCCAAACCAGGCAGTGCCGAGGGCTCCTCTCCTACATATTCCATCCACAGGTATTCCTTTTCATGTGTTAGTGGATTATGCAGGTCCCCTGCCCCGGAGTAAGCGTGGAAATCGTTTCCTATTAACAATGATTGATTGGTTCATGCGCTACCTTGAAGCTTTGCCGACTAGGTGTGCCAATGCCAGTCATGCTGTTAGAGGACTAACACAATTCATTCGTAGGGTTGGTTTCCCAGCCACAGTCCAGTTGGATAAGGGCTCTCAATTTATGGCAAGAGAATTTAAGACAGCAATGGAGTACCATGGCTTTCACCACCAGACCTCTACTGCATATCATCCTGAGAGCCAGAGACTCGTGGAGCGCTCCCACCAAACGCTAAAAACAGTCTTGACGAAGTTGGGGGAGACTGGATCTTCTGATTGGGAGGAGAACTTGCCTTATGCATTGTTTGCCCTCTGCCAGACACGCTCAGAAACCACAGGATACAGCCCTTTTGAGTTGCTGTATGCTCACTCCACACATGGGACACTAGACATACTCTATGAAGCTTGGGAGGACTCCTCCAAGGTCTCCTGGGTGGAAGAGCTGCCAGATATACAGACTAAGTTACGAACTGCCTGGGAAATTTCCAAGGTTTCTGAGGCAAACGTGCAGGGCATCAAAAAAAGTCAAGTAGATCGTGAACCCCGAGATCGAAGTTTCAAAGTGGGAGACCATGTTCTGATCCTCCACCCAGGAGAGCAGAGACCGTTAAGCACAAAATTCACGGGCGTCCACATTGGAaagaagggtaaattaaattaCCTAGTGGATTTCGGCATAAGACGCGCCAAGTGGCTCCTTATCAACCTGCTTAAGCCCTATCAACAGAGGGCCAATGTGGTGGGAACTGTTACCCAGATCCACTCATCTGAGAGCAACTCCAAGGTTCTGGCCCACTTTAAACTGGTCACTCCTACCTTGGACGCTGCTAAGAGGGTTATCATCAAAAACCTCCTGTTACAGCACCCACAGGTAGTGCGAGATACACTAGGTCACACCCAACTATTAGAGCACAAGATTGACTTGGTCCCAGGAACGTGTCCGATCTGCCAGAATTATTATCGGTTAAACCCCCAGCGGGCTGAAAGGGTGTCTGTACAGATCAAGTTGCAACTCAGCTTGGGtctcattgaggaaagtgaaagtcaATGGGCATCACCTGTAGTCCTAGCTCTAGAAGAGGGAGGAGGGACTAGGCTATGTATAGATTTCCGCAAATTGAATGCGATGACAAAACCAGAGTCCTACCCACTTCCTCGCATCGAGGATTGCTTAGAGAGCCTAGGTGAATCCCATTATCTAAGTAAGATCGACCTAGAGAAGAGCTACTGGCAGGTACCACTGGCAGAGGAGTTGCGGCCACTGAACACATTCATAACCCGAGATGGACTTTACCAGGGTCGAGTAATTCCGTTTGGTCTTAGGAACGCACCCAGCTGCTTCCAGAAACTCATGAACCAGGTATTAGCGGGGATTTCCAACTGTGTGGTCTACTTAGATGACACTGTCATTTTCTCTAAAACACGGGAAGAACACCTCCAAACTCTAGGGAAGGTGCTGagggccctccaaaaggcaaatttggtcatcaacctAATAAAATGCACGTTTGGAGGGTCTGAGATCACCTACCTGGGCCACCAAGTAGGAGGGGACAAAATAATGCCCAAAGATGCTAATATCCTTGTAATACAAAAGATGCCCTACCCTAAAACTAAGAAGGAAGCCCAACGATTCCTGGGGATGGTGCAGTACTTCTGGAGGTTTGTGCCAAACTTCTCTCGGGTAGCCGCTCCCATCACAGAATTGTTCAAAGGAAACAAGCAGTTCTGA